In the genome of Drosophila subpulchrella strain 33 F10 #4 breed RU33 chromosome 2L, RU_Dsub_v1.1 Primary Assembly, whole genome shotgun sequence, one region contains:
- the LOC119548524 gene encoding uncharacterized protein LOC119548524: MSAYYRRAALRNKSPSRGSLEAEMNESGYTSFRALHNSTAETPFLLEDADGENCRNASNTSMLNRGLTTPSGSQEQDLHQSKPFPHSRSQPQREGSVDAEEPFSMTPRLQEAHSLPKRRKKHFQPPHSSPKKSKKLLFPQQDPPPAKNRFYGGVEKLDIVAKLAQKQPALDCILRHLGAHTLDVMTQVSAAWKQAVYRSQRDLERLQNHRLKLSLTKENHQVPKRRSHVPKANHTVPLQTSNHSSLANSAASLMDSGNSSIHLMDVDAGRVLREQTQRVKCPRCGRGSRVFVSEAAKTGDMALSQTLPIGCNNSTFLSSGGPPLKRFLSLDLDDIRTPPPAPAYNFAECTSVICQFRFCVNCLSKSHPGERCLVTELDTPSKLMMPRERLTPPQRPQNRDPKIRRKNSLKRLCF; this comes from the coding sequence ATGAGCGCGTATTACAGGCGCGCGGCGCTGCGCAACAAGAGCCCCAGCCGGGGATCCCTCGAGGCGGAGATGAACGAGTCCGGCTACACATCCTTCCGGGCGCTGCACAACTCCACCGCGGAGACGCCATTTTTATTGGAGGACGCTGACGGCGAGAACTGTCGCAATGCGTCGAACACCTCGATGTTGAATCGGGGACTAACCACGCCCAGTGGGAGCCAGGAGCAGGACCTCCACCAGAGCAAGCCATTTCCCCACTCCAGGTCGCAGCCACAAAGGGAGGGCTCCGTGGATGCGGAGGAGCCCTTCTCGATGACGCCTCGCCTGCAGGAGGCGCACAGTCTGCCAAAGCGGCGCAAGAAACACTTCCAACCGCCGCACAGCAGTCCCAAGAAGTCGAAGAAGCTGCTCTTCCCCCAACAGGACCCACCGCCGGCCAAGAATCGCTTCTACGGCGGCGTGGAGAAGCTGGACATAGTGGCCAAACTGGCCCAGAAACAACCGGCGCTGGATTGCATACTGCGCCATTTGGGCGCCCACACGCTGGACGTGATGACACAGGTGTCGGCGGCTTGGAAGCAGGCCGTCTACCGCAGTCAGCGTGACTTGGAGCGCCTGCAGAACCACCGGCTTAAGCTGAGCCTCACCAAAGAGAATCACCAAGTGCCCAAGCGGCGCAGCCATGTGCCCAAGGCAAACCATACAGTGCCATTGCAGACCTCGAACCACAGCAGCCTGGCCAACAGTGCCGCCTCGCTAATGGACTCGGGCAACTCGAGCATCCACCTGATGGATGTGGATGCCGGAAGGGTTCTGCGCGAGCAGACGCAGCGCGTCAAATGCCCGCGCTGCGGAAGGGGCAGTCGGGTCTTCGTCAGCGAGGCGGCCAAGACCGGCGATATGGCGCTGTCCCAGACGCTGCCAATCGGATGCAACAACAGTACATTCCTCAGCTCGGGGGGACCGCCCCTCAAGCGCTTCTTGTCCCTGGACCTCGACGATATCAGGACCCCACCGCCAGCACCGGCTTACAACTTTGCCGAATGCACCAGCGTCATTTGCCAATTCCGCTTCTGCGTCAACTGCCTGTCCAAGTCGCATCCGGGCGAGCGTTGCCTGGTCACCGAACTGGACACACCCTCCAAACTCATGATGCCCCGGGAGCGGCTGACGCCTCCACAACGTCCCCAGAACCGCGATCCGAAGATAAGGAGGAAGAACTCCCTGAAACGCCTCTGCTTTTAG